The sequence below is a genomic window from Equus caballus isolate H_3958 breed thoroughbred chromosome 11, TB-T2T, whole genome shotgun sequence.
AGGGGGGGCTCAGGAAttgaggctctggggaagaaacAAAACCCTAACTAGTTGGCTCCTACTACCAAAGTGAGACATCACACAGGCACCTTATAATCTTCTCCCTTCCACATAACCTCTTCCAGTTAAACCCTACCACCTCCAGGTTGATCCCAAGCTTCCAGAACTTCAAACAGCTGCATGTGAGAGACCAGCACGAGTCACACGGATgcttgaagttttctttttattcttgttcACATTCTTTGAGGCATAGCTTTGCTTTAGCAGGAAAGACGCCAAAGACGAGAGGGACGCCTGGGAAGGGAGGCAAACCCTCCCGCCCCTAGCCCCCGCCTTTGCCAGACTTCATTGAGAACACAGAAGTCAGCTGAGAGCAGTTCCTGTTGGCACTGCAGAGGCCGGGCCTGCACACCAGGCCTCTCCGGGAGGCCCCGGGCCCTGCTCTTCAGCCAGGCCCTGTAGCAGCTAGTGGGACACCCCTGGCTCTGGGCAAGACGGGCAGCACAAAGAACCTTGGCTCCCCAGGCAGGGAAGGGGCTCTCCCAGGGGCCTCCACTGCCCAAAGAGAAAactcacaggggccggcccagtggcacagcggttaagtgcgcacgttctgcttcggcagcccggggttcaccggtttggatcctgggtgcagacatggcactgcttgacaaaccatgctgtggcaggcatcccaaatacaaagtagaagatgggcacgaatgttagctcagggccagtcttcctcagcaaaaagaggattagcagcagatgttagctcagggctaatcttactcaaaaaaagaaaaactcgcCTACTTGGAGAGAGGAGGGATTTTCCCCGAGATATGAGGTGAGCAGCACGTCAGGCTGAGCCTCCACTCCAGGCTAGAGGAGGGAGCTCGACAAGCAAACTAGGCACACAGTGGACATCAGAAAACACCAGCCTTTACATCAGCCACAGACTGTATTCCAGGGGTACCAGGTGACCCTAGCTCTTGGGCAACAAAACACATGGTATTTACCATCCAGCACCAGAAGCCTGGAAATGACTGGAGCTGGCACCCCAGAGAGCGCTAACGCAGCCTCTTAACAGAAAACAGAGCTGGCCTTATCCCCCGCCGAGAACTGCAGAAGCTGTGTTGTCAGCAATTCACTGCTGGTGATGAAGGACTGAGCCCaaggtcctggggctggccctgagggcGTGAGCAGCGGGCACTCCAGGCTGCGCTCAGGTGACAGCAACCCAAGCTCTCTCGGGGCTCCAGTGACTGTAGCCGACACACAAGCCAACCCCATGAGCTTAGGAAGCTCTCTTCTTTATTCTGGCTAAAAGCAAGAAAAGTGCTTTCCAAATTTAAATTCCTGGAAGGGAGGCATTCACAGCTCACCAGCATCAGAACACACGCCGGCTGCCCTGTCCCCACCCACCTAGAGCAGCCACTCAGGGGCCTGCAGACCACTGTACAGTGCATAGCCAATGTCATCAATCTCCTCCTCGCGCAGGCTGCTGAAGAGGTTCACGCCTGGGTTGAAGTGGCAGGGCAGGCTGGCCCGCTCTAGGCCGCTGATGAGCAACTCCAGGGCCTGCAGGAAGCGCTCCCCCAAGGCCGCCTCGGCCCAGTCCACCTCTTCCTCCCCAAGGCGCAGAACCACCTGGGTCAGGTGGCGCCGGCCCAGCCGGCTCAGGGCCGGGTGGCTGTGGCAGACcccacacagcagcagcagcagtcgCCGGCGGGTCCCCGTATCATGGTCATCCAGAGCCCGCAGCCTGGCGGCCTCTGCTGGGTACAAGTCCTGCAGCCAGAGGTTCCCAGCCAGCccctccaggggccaggccagAAGGAGGCGGTCTTCGGCGTTGGTGCCAGTGACCGCCAAGAGCACCGCAACATTGAGCTCCAGGTGCTCGTGCTGCACCTCAAGCAGCAGCTCCTCTGAGGCCACGCTGGGCCGGATCAGGCACCCAAGAAGGCTGCCAATAGCTGGCCAGTTGACGGAGGTGGCCAGGGCCTTGCGGAGCAGCTCCAGCAGGGCACGGGAAGAGAGGTAGCCACCCACCAGGAAGCGGTCCCAGGGGCTGCTCCCTCGGGAGCGGAACTCAAGCTGAGTCCTGTGCACGGCCCAGCAGCGAGGGTCTCTGGCCACAGTGTCCACACCAGGTACCAGGCTCCACAGGCCTGGCTCCAGCACCAGGGGAACCAGGAGACGCACGTGGTCAGCAAGCCCCGCCTGCAGCCCATCGTAGAGGGGCCCGCTGGGCACAAGCGCCCCGAAGGGCAGTTCTGGGAACTTGTTCCGCAAGTAGGCCtgcagctcaagggcaatgtcaCCGGCCAGCTGTTTGGCCAGAGCCACATGGGCCACTGGGATAGTCACGTGGTCCCGCTCAAATGCCAGCAGCTTCTCCTGGAACGTGAGGCACAACGGTGCTGGGGAACTAcaaggaggtgacatctgaggaTGGTCATCTGCAGGCCCCTCTGCAGAGTGAAAGGGCCAGGGGACGTGTCAGAATGCTCCGTGATGAGCCAAGAAAGTACTACCCGATTACTAGCTGTGTGCCGTCCCTCGGCCTcattttcttcacctgtaaagtgaCCACCTGAGAAAGCACTTAAAGCCCTCACGTATAGTGATGCCTGACGACAAATTCTCATCGCCCCAGCTGCCCAACACCCTGGGGCTAAAACAGCTTCATGTAGAGTCAGAGACAGGCCCTGGACCTCAATTTCTccacctcaccccctccccccactgtCATAATGCTGCTGCCTTGCTCCAGTCCCACCCTCCCACTCCACATGTTCTGGTAGCTGGAGCCTCAGCACCACCCAGGGGGTAGGAGGGTGGGGAAACACGCCACCATTAAACACATAGGGAGCCCATGGTCCTGGAGGAGCAGGCACCTGCACCGGTCGCATGGTCTGCCAGTGGTGGAGCCTGGGCTGCACCTCCCAAATGTGACCACCAAAGGGGTACTCACCCAGGTCAGAGGGGAAGGAGTGCTACTCACCTGgggcggagggggaggggggcaggggtgACAGGGGCTGACTGAGGGCAGCAGGTGGGGGCCGGGGCTGTAGGCATGGTGTGGCCTTGAGCAGGCTCAGTTCCTTCCAGCTATCCTCCAGGCACGTGGTGTCCCCCTTGGCTTCATCCTCGTCCCGTGGGCTGGTGGCCCTGTCGATAAGCTGCAGGCAGAGACACATAAGAGCATCCAAAGCCTAGGCGGCCTTGACAAAGCTTAGGGCAAAGCCAACCAGGTCGCTAGGGTAGAGAAACAGATGCCAGCTTTGGGCAGTCCTGCCCACCTCTTGGGGCCTGGCAGCAGGCCCCAGCCCTGTCATCCTCCTCTGGGAGCCCCAGGTGTAGCCAGCCCAGGCTGGCCTTACCCGCTTCACAGCGAGGGTGGCAATGCCCAACACGGCAGCTCCGCCCACACCCAGCACCAGACGGGCATTGGCCAGGAGGAAGTCCACAGCGCTGCCCAGCACCTCATCGTCACGCCGCTTCCCCCGTTTCTGGGAGAACTCTGCCATGGTCTTCTGTCTGTAAGAGAGCCAAAGTGCAGAGATGGCTTGGTGGGGACGGCcaggctggcagcagggcaggTGTGGGCACGTGCTCTGGCTGCCGCCATGCTGGGGTCGCTGAATCAAACCCACACGTGAGGTTCCTGAGGATTTCTCAGGAGAAAGGAACCATTTactgggaggagatggggagcTGCCTGAGGCCCCTCCCCCAAACAACCGACTCACCCCTGCAAAGGGGAGCTTGCACAGGAAGGCCCTGAGGCCTGTGGCAGGTCAGAGAAGGGGGCCCATCTCCCTAATCCCACCCTCGAGGACCCCTAACATCACCAAAGACTGTGAGGTGGGTCTTATCACCAGCATTCGCAATTTACAGAGAAACAGCTTGCCAAACCACACAGTGAG
It includes:
- the MIEF2 gene encoding mitochondrial dynamics protein MID49 produces the protein MAEFSQKRGKRRDDEVLGSAVDFLLANARLVLGVGGAAVLGIATLAVKRLIDRATSPRDEDEAKGDTTCLEDSWKELSLLKATPCLQPRPPPAALSQPLSPLPPSPSAPEGPADDHPQMSPPCSSPAPLCLTFQEKLLAFERDHVTIPVAHVALAKQLAGDIALELQAYLRNKFPELPFGALVPSGPLYDGLQAGLADHVRLLVPLVLEPGLWSLVPGVDTVARDPRCWAVHRTQLEFRSRGSSPWDRFLVGGYLSSRALLELLRKALATSVNWPAIGSLLGCLIRPSVASEELLLEVQHEHLELNVAVLLAVTGTNAEDRLLLAWPLEGLAGNLWLQDLYPAEAARLRALDDHDTGTRRRLLLLLCGVCHSHPALSRLGRRHLTQVVLRLGEEEVDWAEAALGERFLQALELLISGLERASLPCHFNPGVNLFSSLREEEIDDIGYALYSGLQAPEWLL